The Palaemon carinicauda isolate YSFRI2023 chromosome 9, ASM3689809v2, whole genome shotgun sequence sequence CCTTGGAGGCCAGACTACTCTGACAGATCTTCATATTCTCAAAACCGTACAGAGGAATCCAGCCAAAACCCTCCAGATACAGCTACCAGCAATGTTATTTCTCATGATTCCTCAATGGTTCTTCAAGCAATAATACCTGTTCGTATAAAACAGAGGGGAACCAACCGAGAAGTTCTCACCTACGCCCTCTATGACCGAGGAAGCACAGGGTGCTTCCTATCAGAAGAACTGAAAGACGTCTTGCAAGCTTCCGGTGCTCAAACAAATCTCTGTCTGAAAACTATGCATGGGGAGAGCATAGTCAAAAGATACCTTGTCCAGGATCTCGTCGTCAGTGATATAAACGGCCAGAATGATATACTGCTTCCAAAAACGTATTCCAGACAAGAAATTCCAGTGAGCCATGATCAAATACCCATCCAGAACTGTTATGACGCTGGCCATATCTTCACGACGTGGCAAAATCGATTCCTGAAATAATGCCAGAAATAGACATCGGTCTactgattggcagtaattgcccactagcaatggagcctctgaaaatcatatcaacagACGGCAAAGGACCATTCGCTCTGCAGTATCGTCACGGATGGACAGTCAGCTCCCCGGTAGAAGACAACAGCGTAACGTCTACACATCGAGTAAACAGTAATCGCATTGTGACCGAGGACATTGTGCAGGCTACTGAAATTCTCTCCCCAACCAGAATACGGAATATTCTGGAAAGTGACTTTATTGATAGCTGGGTAGCAAGGTATCCTGGAGAGAAAGGATTGTCTCCAGAGGATACTACATTCATGAAGAAGGCCGAAAGCAATGTCGTGTTCAAAGATGGTCACTTTGAGATCCCTCTCCCTTTCAGGAATCAGAACTTAATGGTGCCAAATAATAAGATCCTTGCAATCAAACGAGCACTCTATCAAAACAAGAAAATGCAAAAGGATCCCAAGTACCACTCTGACTACGTCAACTTCATTGACAAAATACTCTAGAATGACTATGCTGAACGTATCCCAGACTCCCTGGTCACAGCCAAATCTGGACATGTGTGGTACCTGCCCCATCATTGAGTGTACAATCAAAGAAACCCAGATAAAATTAGAGTGGTGTTTGACTGTAGTGCTAAATTCAATGGAATATCCTTAAACGATCAGTTGCTGCAAGGGCCTGATCTCACCAATTCTGTGATAGGTGTTCTAACCAGATTCAGAGAACACCAGGTAGCCTTCACTTGTGACGTGGAGTCTATGTTCTACCAAGTGAAAGTACCCAAACACCAATACAACCATCTCAGATTCTTCTGATGGCCAAACGGTGACATATCAAAAGAACTCGAAGAGTACTGGATGAAGGTACACCTGTTCGGCGCAGTGAGCTCACCAAGTATCGCCAACTACGCACTTAGACGTGTCGCAGATGAAGGAAACAACTTAAGTTCAGAAGTTGCCCATACAATTAAGCGGAACTTCTACGTCGATGACTGTCTAAAGTCTGTACCCAATGCCACCGAAGTCAGTTCTCTGATTGCTGAATTGAATGCCGCCTGCCGGGGCTGTGGATTCAGACTGTATAAATTTATTAGTAATGACGTTTCTGCCCTAAACACCATCCCAGCTGACGATCCATCAAAAGAGTTAAAGACAAGAGACATCAATTATGACCCACTGCGTACCGAGCACGCCCTCGTAATACTTTGGGTTGTCGAAACGGACACATTTGGCTTCTCAGTGTTGTTGCCAAACAAACCGCTGACAAGAAGAGGCATACTCTCCATAACATCATCCATCTATGACCCCCTTGGTTTCGCTGCTCCATTTGTGCTGCTGGCAAAGCAAATACTGCAAGACCTCTGCAAAGAAACCAATCTCGCCTGGGATGACGAAGTGCCTGATGATCACCAGCGACGTTTCAAACAATGGATTATTGAAGCCCCGAACCTTCAGAAGATAACAATCCCGAGATGTCTGAAGTTACCATAGCAAGCAAAAGATACGACTTTTCAGATGCACGTTTTCTCAGATGCTCGTACATCTGGGTATGGCGCTGTTGCATACCTAACCTCAAACGATGGTGGATGTTCGAAAACTTCATTTCTCATGGGAAAAGCAAGAGTTGCTTCATTGAAAGCAACATCTATCCCACGGCTTGAACTCACAGCGGCCGCTGTAGCTGTAAATTTAGGACAGAAAATGACCCTTGAGCTTGATCTCCATCTCAACGAAATCTGCTATTACACAGATTCAGTGACAGTCCTTTATTACATCAGAGCTGAGAGAAACCGTTTTCCAGTGTTTGTGGCCAACAGAGTCTGTCAAATAAGAGACTTCAGCAACGCTAACCAGTGGAAGTACGTTAGCAGTGATTTGAACCCAGCAGACGTTGCATCACGTGGAGTAGGTTCTGTGATATCGTCAGACATGACTCATTGACTGGATGGTCCGGATTTCTTGAATATGCCGGCTTCAGAATGCCCTGCATAGATGCACCCCAGCAGCGAACCGCAGGTTACAGAATAGGACTTAATGTCTTTAGTTACTACAgctacatcagaagaaggatcaccaTTTATGACTTTAATCACCTATTTCTCCAGGTGGGAGAGACTGAATAGAGCAGTAGCAGTATTCATAGCATTTTTGGCTTTCTTACAAAACAAAGCTATAAATTTAAGGACTGCACAGATCATGCAAAAGGCTGAAAAGGCAATTGTTTGCTTTATACAAAAGATCATCTTTGCAAACGAGGTcgagaaactcaagaaaacaaTCACGAAAGAAGATGAGAGAACACTCGCTACCAAAAACAAGTACGATATTCCGTCTCGACCCAGTACTCATCAACGGAACTCTGCGAGTGGGAGGACGCCTCTCGAAAGCCGCAATGGACTCTGATGTGAAACATCCTATGATACTGCCACAACATTCGCACGTCAGCACTCTAATCTTACGAGATGCTCTTGAGAAACTTAGCCATGCTGGTAGAAATCACACCATTGCAGCAGTTAGAGAACGCTTTTGGATTGTTTCAATCAACTCTGCTGTCCGATGTCAACTCCACAAATGCATAACGTGCAGAAAAATGAAAAAGCCATGTCAAGAGCAAAAAATGTCCGACTTACCTCAAGATCGTCTTGAGCCAGCTCCACCATTTACATTCACAGGCGTAGACTTTTTCGGGCCGTTCATTACAAAGGAGAGCCGCAAGGAGCTCAAACGTTACAGCGTCATATTCACCTGTCTTGTCAGTCGCTCCATTCCTCAGGAAACTGCTAACAGTCTCGAAACAGATTCCTTTATTCACTGCCTACATCGCTTCATAGCCCGCAGAGGTACGGTACAAGAAATCCGATGCGACAACGGGACCAACTTCATCGGAACACGGAATGAGCTGAACAAGGCTTAGTCAGATCtgaaccaaaacaaaatccaaaacaaactactgtacatgaatatcgacTGGAAACTCAACCCACTTATGGCATCGCACATGGGCAGCGTATGGGAGTGCCAGATCCGTACCATTCGGAAAGTTCTATCTGCGCTATTCTACGACCAGGGGACTCGCCTCGATGACGAATCATTCCGCACGCTACTTTGCGAGGTAGAATATATTGTGAACTCAAGACCGATCACGACCAgttctgatgatcctgacgacatggaaccacaaagtccgagtcaaatcctccatatgaagtcacccaagaggttaataccAGGACCTTCGCAACCAGAATATGTGTACTCCAGAAAAAGGTGGCGTAGAGTACAATATTTGTCGGACTTGTTCTGGAGCAGATGGAAAAGGAAGTACATAGTTAGCTTGCAGCAACgccccaaatggaacaaacaacaacgaaatacACGGGAAGGTGACATCGTGCTCCTGAAAGACAAGAACACGCCAAGACCTCACTGGCCGCTAGCACGTGTAACTGAGGTACTGCCAGACTCCAGAAGTGTTGTGAGAAGCGTCAAACTTCGAACCCAATCTTCTGAACTGCACCGGCCAGTGAGCAAGCTCGTACTCTTGCTTCCAGAAGAAGATCAAGTGttatagatattatccagagacaCTATTTGATATTGCTATTTCTAGTTCATATCTGTTTGTCAAActctttttcatttttgttgtgtttatcgttttaatgttTGTTCTGTAagcttgttttattcatgttctatTCACGTATTGTAGTAGGAAAAGGAATATTAGTTGTGCAtcctatatttttttgtaaatcatacGATTTAGAGGTCGAGcaatgttgatgcccaacgattgaCTGTAAATATTGTTTgtgttgtctagttatcgcgatggttaatgttaaggtttgctgtgtggtagtttgctggttcgagtctatcctcggccatatgaattgtttacttggtgttgggttgttttagctaatttgtgcatagttctcggtcacgtgaactttatggtaatctacagtgtcttcctgtaaacaaatgaggaAACCTATCAGTTTAAAAAGGGATTTCATACAGAACGGATATAACGTATATAATGAAGGTTGGTATTTACTGAGGAAtctttggaccgtttgttataggaacacaattgtaagtaaacgcctattacagtatactgttttagaataactgattcatcttttcccatttgtaagcctacatgttacataacgtatgcctttatGAGCCTTAATTATAATGActttttgtattactttttttgtaattagcagttatacatgcataattcacttaattaagctttgcatattgtttctatcagtcttagttatttaacttaataattttgtattCATTAGCATATTATTCAAACGttgatttctttttaatttatccatagtaattgaaccacatcacgtcacttcacatcacttcgaGTTACGCTACAtgcgtcaagtctacatgtataaacgcctaacaatataaccatatcgatgttaacgtcatggatctaataaagaactataggtgcgtatcaaaattgtgtttctccatcattcacgttaagcaatagaagaatagtacattaatatatatatatatatatatatatatatatatatatatatatatatatatatatatatatatatatatatatatatatatatatatataatgtatatatgtatatatatatatatatatatatatatatatatatatatatatatatatatatatatatataaatgtatatatgtatatatataaatgttatatgtatatatataaatgtatatatatatatatatatatatatatatatatatatatatatatatatatatatatatattgtatatatatatatatatatatatatatatatatatatatatatatgtatatatatatatatatatatatatatatatgtgtgtgtgtatgtgtatatatatatatataatatatatatatatatatatatatatatatatatataaatgtaaatatgtatatatttatatatgtatatatgtatatatgtatatatgtatatatataaatatttatatatatatatatatatatatatatatgtgtgtgtgtgtatatatatatatatatatatatgtatatatatatatatatatatatatatatatatatatatatgtatatatatatatatatatatgtatatatatatatatatatgtatatatatatatatatatatatatatatatatatatatatatatatatatttaatggcgtTCGCAATACGCTCCTTGCGATTATTCATGATTTGTATTTTTACCTAATACACCATGGCCTTCAAATGTCCTCAAAGGTAAAATTCAAGAAGGGTatggccagcgtggttatgtaAATTGCCATTCCCACACATGACTAAAGGcatatggctgaggcctttgtccttttgTGGAATAGAAACTTGTGCAATATATATCTTTGTCCTAAGAACTTTGTCCTGCGGTGCATTATAAAAATCTGTTTTTAGTATTGCTCttgtttttatacacacatacacacatatcatattatatatatatatatatatatatatatatatatatatatatatatatatatatatatatatacatatatatatatatatatatatatatatatatatatatatatatcagatttatatatttatatatatattatatttatatatatatatatatatatatatatatatatattatatatatatatatatatatatatatatatatatatatatatatatatatatatatatatatatatatatatatatatatatatatatatatatatatatatatatatatatatatatatatacatatatataaatatatatatatatatattatatatatatatatatatattataatatatatatatatatatatatatatatatatatatatatatatatatatatatatatatatatatatatatatatatatatatatatatatatatatatactatatatatatatatatatatatatatatatatatatatatatatatatatatatatatatacaatatatatatatatatatatatatatatatatatatatatatatatatatatatatatatacagtatatatatatatatatatatatatatatatatatatatatatatatatatatatatatacagtatatatataaatatatatatatatatatatattgtatatatatatatatatatatatatatatatatatatatatatttaaatataaatatatatatatatatatatatatatatatatatatatatatatatatttaaatataaatatatatatatatatatatatatatatatttaaatataaatatatatatatatgtatatatatatatacatatatacatatatatatatatatatatatatacatatatacatatatatatatatatatatatatatatatatatatatatatatataaataaatatatatatatatatatatatatatatatataaatataagtaaatctgaatatatatatatatatatatatatatatatatatatatatatatatatatatatgtatatatatatgtatatatatatatatatatatatatatatatatatatatatatacatacatatatatatatatatatatatatatatatatatatatatatatatatatatacatgcatacgtagaaacacacacacacacacacacacatatatatatatatatatatatatatatatatatatatatatatatatatatatatatacatatatatatatatatgtatatatgtatatatgtatatatgtatatatatatatatatatatatatatatatatatatatatatatatatatatatatatatatatattcatgtatatatatatatatatatatatatatatatataaatatatatgtatatatatatatacatatatatatatatatatatatatatatatatatatatatatatgtgtgtgtgtgtgtgtgtgtgtgtgtttgtgtttctggcCGGGAGTGTGGGTGATTgcttgtgtatgtttatatagtgCATTGCTCCTGGTGTCAATTCCATTCCAAAGGTTAAATCGTTATACAANNNNNNNNNNNNNNNNNNNNNNNNNNNNNNNNNNNNNNNNNNNNNNNNNNNNNNNNNNNNNNNNNNNNNNNNNNNNNNNNNNNNNNNNNNNNNNNNNNNNNNNNNNNNNNNNNNNNNNNNNNNNNNNNNNNNNNNNNNNNNNNNNNNNNNNNNNNNNNNNNNNNNNNNNNNNNNNNNNNNNNNNNNNNNNNNNNNNNNNNNNNNNNNNNNNNNNNNNNNNNNNNNNNNNNNNNNNNNNNNNNNNNNNNNNNNNNNNNNNNNNNNNNNNNNNNNNNNNNNNNNNNNNNNNNNNNNNNNNNNNNNNNNNNNNNNNNNNNNNNNNNNNNNNNNNNNNNNNNNNNNNNNNNNNNNNNNNNNNNNNNNNNNNNNNNNNNNNNNNNNNNNNNNNNNNNNNNNNNNNNNNNNNNNNNNNNNNNNNNNNNNNNNNNNNNNNNNNNNNNNNNNNNNNNNNNNNNNNNNN is a genomic window containing:
- the LOC137646353 gene encoding uncharacterized protein, translated to MKVHLFGAVSSPSIANYALRRVADEGNNLSSEVAHTIKRNFYVDDCLKSVPNATEVSSLIAELNAACRGCGFRLYKFISNDVSALNTIPADDPSKELKTRDINYDPLRTEHALVILWVVETDTFGFSVLLPNKPLTRRGILSITSSIYDPLGFAAPFVLLAKQILQDLCKETNLAWDDEVPDDHQRRFKQWIIEAPNLQKITIPRCLKLP
- the LOC137646354 gene encoding uncharacterized protein, which translates into the protein MHVFSDARTSGYGAVAYLTSNDGGCSKTSFLMGKARVASLKATSIPRLELTAAAVAVNLGQKMTLELDLHLNEICYYTDSVTVLYYIRAERNRFPVFVANRVCQIRDFSNANQWKYVSSDLNPADVASRGVGSVISSDMTH
- the LOC137646356 gene encoding uncharacterized protein, whose protein sequence is MNIDWKLNPLMASHMGSVWECQIRTIRKVLSALFYDQGTRLDDESFRTLLCEVEYIVNSRPITTSSDDPDDMEPQSPSQILHMKSPKRLIPGPSQPEYVYSRKRWRRVQYLSDLFWSRWKRKYIVSLQQRPKWNKQQRNTREGDIVLLKDKNTPRPHWPLARVTEVLPDSRSVVRSVKLRTQSSELHRPVSKLVLLLPEEDQVL
- the LOC137646355 gene encoding uncharacterized protein; this encodes MREHSLPKTSTIFRLDPVLINGTLRVGGRLSKAAMDSDVKHPMILPQHSHVSTLILRDALEKLSHAGRNHTIAAVRERFWIVSINSAVRCQLHKCITCRKMKKPCQEQKMSDLPQDRLEPAPPFTFTGVDFFGPFITKESRKELKRYSVIFTCLVSRSIPQETANSLETDSFIHCLHRFIARRGTVQEIRCDNGTNFIGTRNELNKA